In one Neobacillus sp. WH10 genomic region, the following are encoded:
- a CDS encoding methionine aminopeptidase, protein MGLLNSFYQWKETRYQNHLSNMKDQGKCPDCHGRGYTVYPYNEFAYFNSFECPGCQGSGHYTDWEEMQ, encoded by the coding sequence ATGGGACTACTCAACTCATTTTATCAATGGAAAGAGACACGGTATCAAAATCATTTGTCCAATATGAAGGATCAAGGTAAATGCCCTGATTGTCATGGTCGGGGATATACTGTGTATCCGTATAATGAATTTGCCTACTTTAATTCGTTTGAATGTCCGGGATGTCAAGGCAGTGGACATTATACAGATTGGGAAGAAATGCAATAA
- a CDS encoding DUF4173 domain-containing protein translates to METKINKMDWLFLFICLLLGILAEESFFRGQIGISYIVFVMVFYSVFYWRFRRFSFSHQRFGYLVLCCIWLLTVSYFLNDNILFYALNIIVIPSLVIFHIVLITSPKSFRWSQLAFVSYLFSRMLNAFKYNAFFATYLGKGLRRGVDEDRLIIWKKVLIGVVISIPVLAVVLRLLVSADSQFERIIGGFPDWFRVVDAESVFRLFAIIIFTAAFFGLMQVLFQKHIKVIKQEANVTQFQKLDSIIIITVLILINAVYVLFTIVQFKYFFSGTLHGNMTYAEYARKGFFELLFVTMINLSITIIVLTFGDRGKNGVRRLTKLMLTILVLSSGVMLSSAFLRLSMYEEAYGFTFTRVLAHSFMIFLVVVFTYTLVKIWVEKLSLFHFYFITSLIYYTAIAVIDLDNIVVKENMNRYEHSGKIDVHYLNSLSATGVSGLIDLYEKDQNIPELQTILLERQKEARTNSLPWQSYNLKREKVTKKLQNLKIN, encoded by the coding sequence ATGGAAACAAAAATTAACAAAATGGATTGGCTTTTTTTATTCATATGTCTGCTGCTCGGGATTCTCGCAGAAGAATCATTTTTCCGTGGACAAATTGGAATCTCCTATATAGTATTTGTCATGGTATTTTATTCGGTATTTTATTGGCGATTCCGCCGCTTCTCCTTTTCCCATCAACGCTTTGGGTATCTTGTACTTTGCTGTATTTGGCTCTTGACAGTAAGTTATTTTTTAAATGATAACATCCTGTTTTATGCTCTAAATATTATCGTAATTCCTTCCTTGGTAATTTTCCACATTGTGTTAATTACGAGCCCAAAAAGTTTTCGATGGAGTCAATTAGCGTTTGTGAGCTACTTATTTTCAAGGATGTTAAACGCATTTAAGTATAATGCCTTTTTTGCAACCTATTTGGGAAAAGGTTTAAGACGAGGTGTGGACGAAGATCGATTAATCATTTGGAAAAAGGTTTTGATTGGGGTGGTCATCTCTATTCCCGTACTTGCCGTTGTCTTAAGGCTTTTAGTCTCGGCTGATTCGCAGTTTGAAAGAATAATTGGAGGCTTTCCTGATTGGTTTCGAGTGGTCGACGCAGAAAGTGTTTTTAGATTATTCGCGATCATTATCTTTACTGCAGCTTTTTTTGGTCTAATGCAAGTCCTTTTTCAAAAACATATTAAAGTCATCAAGCAGGAGGCGAATGTTACTCAATTCCAGAAGCTTGACTCTATAATAATAATAACAGTACTGATCTTAATCAATGCAGTCTATGTCTTATTTACAATTGTACAATTCAAGTATTTCTTTAGCGGAACATTACATGGAAATATGACGTACGCAGAATATGCTAGGAAAGGATTCTTTGAACTCTTGTTTGTCACGATGATTAATTTGTCGATTACAATCATAGTGTTAACTTTCGGAGACCGTGGGAAAAATGGTGTTCGACGGTTGACAAAATTGATGCTTACCATTCTCGTCTTATCTAGTGGAGTGATGCTAAGTTCTGCATTTTTAAGGTTGAGTATGTATGAGGAAGCCTATGGATTTACCTTTACGAGAGTGCTTGCACATTCATTCATGATATTCCTTGTGGTTGTTTTTACCTATACGTTAGTGAAAATTTGGGTTGAAAAACTGTCGCTATTCCATTTTTATTTTATTACATCATTAATTTACTATACAGCTATTGCAGTTATAGATTTAGATAATATAGTCGTTAAGGAAAATATGAATCGTTATGAGCACAGCGGGAAAATCGATGTCCATTATCTTAACAGTTTATCTGCAACAGGTGTAAGTGGATTAATTGACCTTTATGAAAAGGATCAAAATATACCGGAATTACAAACCATCTTACTCGAAAGGCAAAAGGAAGCAAGAACAAATAGCCTGCCATGGCAATCGTATAATCTAAAACGAGAGAAAGTAACAAAAAAATTACAAAATCTAAAAATAAATTAG
- a CDS encoding VanW family protein, protein MFTRFLTILLAGSLIGLTGCAEQTTKEKEAKASEQNQKIEKEKKLQEEKKKEEEKKREEEKRPIFVNIIDPNTKNIIKTFNTKDLGFVTDKEKYKAEIAKLTKELARGTNETPGYDKRMILDKLDANGQVIKGTPQTVLDESELSEKIIQASAKGGDVELPLYVTESGYKPEEATQLGEVVVASYTTYFNSGVVGRNKNIALSAEAIDNIIIGTQDSFSFNTTVGPSDAQHGYQPAQEIVDGKLVDGIGGGICQTSSTLYNSIDQLSVSYIEKHNHSLHVGYVPTGRDATVSYGGKDFRFKNTAGVPLLLNTIVKKGSLTIEVRTAKVYQSQIKKRI, encoded by the coding sequence ATGTTTACTAGATTTTTAACCATTTTATTAGCAGGTAGTTTAATTGGGTTAACCGGGTGTGCAGAACAAACGACGAAAGAAAAGGAAGCAAAAGCATCCGAACAGAACCAGAAAATTGAAAAAGAAAAAAAATTACAGGAAGAAAAGAAAAAAGAAGAGGAAAAGAAAAGAGAAGAGGAAAAGCGGCCCATATTTGTAAACATTATTGATCCAAATACAAAAAACATTATCAAAACTTTTAATACCAAGGATTTGGGGTTTGTAACGGATAAAGAAAAATACAAAGCAGAAATAGCAAAATTGACTAAGGAACTGGCGAGAGGTACAAATGAAACCCCAGGTTATGACAAGAGAATGATTCTTGATAAGCTAGATGCAAATGGTCAGGTTATAAAAGGAACACCGCAAACGGTTCTAGATGAATCGGAATTATCTGAAAAGATTATTCAGGCTTCTGCCAAAGGTGGAGATGTTGAGCTGCCATTATATGTTACCGAAAGTGGATACAAGCCAGAAGAGGCAACTCAATTAGGGGAAGTAGTCGTAGCTTCATATACGACCTATTTTAATAGCGGAGTTGTTGGCCGAAATAAAAATATAGCTCTATCTGCTGAGGCGATAGATAATATTATTATCGGTACACAGGATTCTTTTTCCTTTAACACGACTGTTGGACCAAGTGATGCTCAGCATGGGTACCAGCCAGCACAAGAAATTGTTGATGGTAAATTGGTCGATGGAATTGGAGGAGGGATTTGCCAGACATCTTCTACATTATATAATTCTATAGATCAGTTAAGTGTCAGTTATATTGAAAAGCATAATCACTCACTTCATGTTGGATACGTGCCAACTGGAAGAGATGCGACCGTTTCGTATGGTGGAAAGGATTTTAGGTTTAAAAATACTGCCGGTGTTCCGTTACTCTTAAACACAATTGTGAAAAAAGGATCCCTGACAATAGAGGTAAGAACAGCTAAAGTCTATCAAAGTCAAATCAAAAAGCGTATTTAA
- the sulP gene encoding sulfate permease, with protein MFTDKRFHNYSLSSLPKDLLSGVIVGVIAIPLGMAFAIASGVKPEYGIYTTIVAGILISLCGGSKYQIGGPTGAFIPILFGIVMTYGYENLLIAGMMAGVILLLMGIFKLGSLIKYIPRPVTIGFTTGIAVTIFTGQLDSFLGLEGIQKHEEFIRNIAEIFIHINTTNIFSVLTAALCLVTVILTPKIAPKVPGPLIGIIVSTLAATLFFPSQVATIGTAYGEIPSTIPQIHIPDINMEIIIKLIKPAFVIAMLGGIESLLSAVVADGMTNSKHNSNKELVGQGIANIITPLFGGIPATGAIARTATNIKNGAVSPFSGIIHGVVVLLVLLFFAPYASYIPLASMAPILMVVAWNMSERKVFAHILKTRTTDSIVLVVTFLLTVFVNLTMAVEVGLIMSAILFAKRMSDVMVTQKALPNPETKQEKLETGMVTDTHDCPQISIFNVEGPLFFGAALTFEETIMKTINYCPKILLLRMGKVPFIDTTGEANLSRIVHHFSKNGIVLISGLNPQPDNVMKKTGLYQVIGEEHFFEHTGEAIQYALSHINKNKCFGCKHFAFRECKQLSPSEAVEASKRSLPLPSRPIRKIKFPIG; from the coding sequence ATGTTTACTGACAAAAGATTCCATAATTATTCCTTAAGTAGCCTGCCAAAGGATCTCCTTTCAGGGGTGATTGTTGGGGTCATTGCGATTCCACTTGGCATGGCTTTCGCCATTGCTTCAGGGGTGAAGCCAGAGTATGGAATCTATACGACCATTGTTGCCGGGATTCTCATCTCCTTATGTGGAGGTTCGAAGTATCAAATTGGTGGGCCGACTGGGGCATTCATCCCAATTTTGTTCGGAATTGTGATGACGTACGGCTATGAAAATTTACTCATTGCCGGAATGATGGCTGGGGTTATTCTTCTATTAATGGGGATATTTAAACTGGGCTCATTGATTAAATATATTCCTAGACCGGTTACAATTGGGTTCACAACCGGCATAGCTGTCACGATTTTTACAGGCCAATTAGATAGTTTCCTAGGTTTAGAGGGTATTCAGAAGCATGAGGAATTTATTAGAAACATCGCTGAGATTTTTATTCACATTAACACAACTAACATTTTTAGTGTATTAACGGCAGCACTTTGTTTAGTAACCGTAATCCTAACACCGAAAATCGCTCCAAAGGTTCCAGGACCACTTATTGGTATAATTGTATCTACCCTGGCTGCGACATTGTTTTTCCCGAGTCAGGTGGCAACAATCGGGACTGCATACGGTGAAATCCCAAGTACAATACCGCAAATTCATATTCCGGACATAAATATGGAGATAATTATAAAATTAATAAAGCCGGCCTTTGTTATTGCTATGCTAGGCGGAATTGAATCCCTTCTTTCTGCAGTCGTGGCAGATGGGATGACCAATAGTAAGCATAACAGTAACAAAGAGTTAGTTGGTCAGGGGATAGCCAACATAATTACACCATTATTTGGCGGAATTCCAGCGACCGGTGCCATTGCCCGAACGGCAACCAATATTAAGAATGGCGCAGTTTCGCCTTTTTCAGGAATTATTCATGGGGTAGTGGTATTACTCGTTCTGCTGTTTTTTGCGCCATATGCCTCCTATATTCCATTAGCAAGTATGGCACCAATTCTGATGGTGGTTGCATGGAACATGAGTGAAAGAAAGGTATTCGCCCATATATTAAAAACAAGAACAACCGATTCAATTGTGCTTGTCGTTACATTTTTATTAACTGTTTTTGTCAATTTGACCATGGCAGTCGAGGTGGGTTTGATCATGTCAGCCATTCTTTTTGCCAAGAGGATGAGTGATGTGATGGTGACACAAAAGGCATTGCCAAACCCTGAAACCAAACAAGAAAAGTTGGAGACAGGAATGGTTACAGACACACATGACTGTCCGCAAATCAGTATTTTTAATGTAGAAGGCCCATTGTTTTTTGGAGCCGCCCTTACATTTGAAGAAACCATCATGAAGACAATTAATTATTGTCCGAAAATACTTTTATTAAGAATGGGTAAAGTTCCATTTATCGATACAACCGGGGAAGCGAATCTATCACGGATTGTACACCATTTTTCGAAAAATGGTATAGTATTGATATCGGGTTTAAATCCGCAACCGGATAATGTTATGAAAAAAACAGGCCTATATCAAGTGATTGGAGAGGAACATTTCTTTGAACACACCGGAGAGGCCATCCAATATGCACTATCTCATATTAATAAAAATAAATGTTTCGGTTGTAAACATTTTGCCTTTAGAGAGTGCAAACAACTCTCGCCGTCAGAGGCAGTGGAGGCGAGCAAAAGAAGCTTACCGCTACCTTCTAGGCCGATAAGAAAGATAAAGTTTCCTATCGGATAA
- a CDS encoding PadR family transcriptional regulator, with the protein MFNRELVKGSTSLILLQLLNERDMYGYELVKELEQRSDNGLSVKEGTLYPALHKLEKQEYIECYWQEQEKGPARKYYRITNAGKELLGEKTREWQDFVQVMNKVIGRSKHGTAEE; encoded by the coding sequence ATGTTTAATCGTGAATTGGTCAAAGGAAGTACATCGTTAATTTTACTCCAATTATTAAACGAGCGAGATATGTATGGCTATGAATTAGTAAAAGAGCTTGAACAGCGCAGCGATAATGGTTTGAGTGTAAAAGAGGGAACCTTGTATCCGGCCCTTCATAAACTTGAGAAGCAAGAGTACATTGAATGTTATTGGCAGGAGCAGGAGAAGGGCCCTGCACGTAAATATTACCGAATTACAAATGCCGGGAAAGAACTATTAGGTGAAAAAACCCGTGAATGGCAGGACTTCGTCCAAGTAATGAACAAGGTGATTGGGAGATCGAAGCATGGAACGGCAGAAGAATAG
- a CDS encoding metalloregulator ArsR/SmtB family transcription factor, translating into MNLEMQRFKAEFFKALAHPLRIRILELLAEGDKNVNEIQTLVGSEGSAVSQQLTILRAKNIVSGTKEGNKVIYTLKDPMIIELLAVAKQIFNNHLVDTITILDKFKEDEELPETSKN; encoded by the coding sequence TTGAATTTGGAAATGCAGCGATTTAAAGCAGAATTTTTTAAAGCATTAGCCCATCCATTACGAATCCGGATATTAGAGCTGCTGGCAGAAGGGGATAAGAATGTTAACGAAATTCAAACCCTTGTAGGCAGCGAAGGGTCGGCTGTTTCACAGCAGCTTACCATTCTAAGAGCGAAGAATATTGTTTCTGGTACGAAGGAAGGAAATAAAGTTATTTACACATTGAAGGACCCGATGATTATTGAATTGTTGGCCGTGGCAAAACAGATTTTTAACAATCATCTAGTTGATACGATAACGATTTTAGATAAATTTAAAGAGGATGAAGAGTTGCCTGAAACGTCGAAGAATTAA
- a CDS encoding endonuclease/exonuclease/phosphatase family protein: MGIGKKLWFSFLLLISFTFLNGSNGYAMGEFAQGREVNVKVMTYNIQAGAGSDGKYDIKRTAETIRQSGADIIALQEVDVHWGARSLFENDIEILANELDMYYFFTPIYSLDPLTPGDPRREFGVAVLSKYPILEANNREITRLSTQEANPVPKPAPGFLEALINVKGAKVWFYVTHLDYRADPTVRKMQVADMLNIAGQHEYSILAGDMNAGPNAPELQPLFEKYNDAWALTNAGPGLTYPANNPSKRIDYILLSPQIEAKTSKVLETLASDHRPVTAEITLKRGNKQ; the protein is encoded by the coding sequence ATGGGGATTGGTAAAAAACTGTGGTTTTCCTTTCTGCTTTTAATATCATTCACATTTTTGAATGGATCAAATGGTTACGCGATGGGTGAATTTGCACAGGGGCGAGAGGTTAATGTCAAAGTTATGACCTATAATATCCAAGCTGGCGCAGGTTCAGACGGAAAGTATGACATTAAACGAACTGCCGAAACGATTCGCCAGTCTGGAGCAGATATTATTGCACTCCAAGAGGTTGATGTACATTGGGGAGCTCGAAGCCTATTTGAAAACGATATTGAAATACTTGCTAATGAGCTTGATATGTATTATTTCTTTACTCCAATTTACAGTTTAGATCCTTTAACACCGGGTGATCCAAGAAGAGAATTCGGGGTAGCAGTACTCAGCAAGTACCCAATCCTTGAAGCCAACAATAGGGAGATTACAAGACTTTCAACACAAGAGGCCAATCCGGTACCTAAACCTGCTCCTGGTTTTCTTGAAGCCCTTATCAATGTAAAAGGAGCTAAGGTTTGGTTTTATGTAACACATTTAGATTACCGAGCAGACCCAACTGTACGTAAAATGCAGGTCGCTGATATGCTGAACATCGCTGGACAACACGAATACAGCATATTAGCAGGTGATATGAACGCTGGTCCTAATGCTCCGGAATTACAGCCTCTTTTTGAAAAATACAACGATGCTTGGGCATTAACAAACGCTGGACCTGGACTAACTTACCCAGCCAACAATCCTTCTAAAAGGATAGATTATATTTTACTATCGCCGCAAATTGAGGCTAAAACTTCTAAAGTTCTTGAAACTCTTGCTTCTGATCATCGTCCAGTTACAGCAGAGATAACATTAAAACGAGGAAATAAGCAATAA
- a CDS encoding glycoside hydrolase family 3 protein, protein MKINRLFSIVVMMSLLVLSLPLYTLAGWEDPTRPGWKDGEAKRGWIQSKLQHMTLEEKIGQLFIVHVYGKTPTDPNYETTNLNSNRGGKNFKEVIEKYHVGGVIYFNWTDNVLSPLDAAQTNALSNGIQKIAMDQRMPIPLFVSTDQEGGIVQRLVSPGTVFPGNMALGATRSTDYAAKTAAILGTELKSIGVNMNFAPVADVNVNPANPVIGVRSFSEDPGLVSDMTVAQVGAYQNENLIATAKHFPGHGDTATDSHYGLPIITHDLETLHKIDLKPFKAAIDSGIDAIMTAHIVVPALDDSGLPATLSKPILTGLLREELGFNGLIITDSLGMSGANVVPPERVAVEAFKAGADILLNPPNVEVAYNGMLEAAKSGEISKNRIDESVYRILEAKLKRGLFENPYTDETAISNIGTADHLAAADEIANKSITLVKNENSLLPIKQTEKIFVTGPSTGKPEMLSNLIKTKGFNSYFYSTGASPTTAQINSAVSQAQQADKIIVTTYTANTNTAQQNLVNALLKTGKPVIVTAIRNPYDLMAFPNVNAYLATYGDRDVSVKALARVLTGEINPSGKLPVTIPGLYGFGSGLSY, encoded by the coding sequence ATGAAAATTAACCGATTGTTTTCAATTGTAGTAATGATGTCACTTCTAGTCCTTAGCTTACCTTTATACACTCTTGCTGGGTGGGAGGATCCAACGAGACCTGGCTGGAAAGATGGTGAAGCGAAACGAGGCTGGATTCAAAGCAAGCTCCAGCACATGACGCTCGAAGAGAAAATTGGACAGCTTTTCATTGTCCATGTTTATGGAAAAACACCAACTGATCCCAATTACGAAACTACTAATCTCAATTCAAATCGCGGCGGGAAAAACTTTAAAGAGGTTATTGAGAAGTACCATGTCGGGGGTGTCATATATTTTAACTGGACGGATAACGTTCTATCTCCGCTTGATGCTGCCCAAACAAATGCTTTATCTAATGGAATACAAAAAATAGCAATGGATCAGCGAATGCCTATTCCACTTTTTGTTTCAACTGATCAAGAGGGTGGAATTGTGCAAAGATTAGTAAGTCCAGGAACAGTTTTTCCAGGCAATATGGCTCTTGGAGCGACCCGTTCAACAGATTATGCAGCAAAAACGGCAGCTATTTTAGGAACAGAATTAAAAAGTATTGGAGTCAATATGAATTTTGCACCAGTTGCTGATGTAAACGTAAATCCCGCAAATCCAGTTATTGGTGTTCGTTCCTTTAGTGAAGACCCAGGTCTTGTATCTGATATGACTGTTGCACAAGTTGGGGCATATCAAAATGAAAATTTGATTGCAACGGCAAAGCATTTTCCTGGTCATGGCGACACTGCTACTGACTCTCATTATGGCCTTCCAATTATTACTCATGATCTAGAGACCTTGCATAAAATTGACTTAAAACCATTTAAAGCAGCAATAGATTCGGGAATTGATGCGATTATGACCGCTCATATTGTTGTTCCGGCTTTGGATGATTCAGGTCTGCCGGCGACACTTTCAAAACCGATTCTTACTGGATTACTTCGAGAAGAACTAGGGTTTAATGGACTAATTATTACAGACAGCCTGGGCATGTCGGGTGCAAATGTCGTTCCTCCAGAGCGAGTGGCTGTAGAAGCTTTTAAAGCAGGAGCCGATATTCTGCTTAACCCGCCAAACGTTGAGGTGGCTTATAATGGCATGCTCGAAGCTGCCAAGAGTGGAGAAATTAGTAAAAATCGGATTGATGAATCTGTTTATCGTATTCTGGAAGCAAAACTAAAACGAGGATTGTTTGAAAATCCTTATACAGATGAGACTGCCATTTCAAATATTGGAACTGCTGATCATTTAGCAGCAGCAGATGAAATTGCCAATAAAAGTATTACACTAGTAAAAAATGAGAACAGTCTTCTCCCAATCAAACAAACAGAAAAGATTTTTGTAACCGGACCATCAACTGGAAAGCCTGAGATGCTGTCTAATCTAATTAAAACGAAAGGCTTTAACAGTTATTTCTATTCTACAGGGGCGTCTCCAACTACGGCGCAAATCAATTCTGCAGTATCACAAGCACAACAGGCGGATAAAATAATCGTTACGACCTATACTGCTAACACCAATACAGCGCAGCAAAACCTTGTAAACGCTTTGCTTAAAACTGGAAAGCCAGTGATTGTTACAGCAATTCGTAATCCATATGATTTAATGGCTTTTCCTAATGTTAATGCTTATTTAGCAACATACGGAGATCGTGACGTTTCAGTAAAAGCATTGGCGAGAGTACTGACCGGTGAAATCAATCCATCCGGTAAGCTTCCGGTAACCATTCCAGGTTTATATGGATTTGGCTCAGGTTTAAGCTACTAA
- a CDS encoding amino acid permease gives MQRPENNTTNELKRTMKARHLFMISLGGVIGSGLFLGSGYTISQAGPTGAILSYLVGGFIMFLTMLCLGELSVAMPVSGSFQTYTTKFIGPGTGFALGWLYWFGWAVTVALELLSSGQLMQRWFPHSPVWIWCALFAVVLFILNALSARAFGETEFWFSSIKIAAIIMFIVLGGAAMFGLIDMKGGQNAPYLSNFTAHGLLPNGLRALIITMIAVNFSFQGTELIGIAAGESEEPEKTIPKSIRQTVWRTLFFFVLAIFVLAGLIPMNKAGVIESPFVVVFDSIGIPYSADLMNFVILTALLSVANSGLYAATRMLYAMSREKMASPGLTKVNKQGVPINALLLTMGIALLSLLSGFFAEKTVFVWLLSVAGLTAQVGWISITASQIAFRRKFIREGGNVDNLKFKTPLYPILPSIALTLNIIVLASLAFDAEQRLALYLGVPFVVACYLIYHFRIKKNRENDSASE, from the coding sequence ATGCAGCGACCAGAAAACAACACAACAAATGAATTAAAAAGAACCATGAAGGCTCGACATTTATTTATGATCTCACTTGGAGGAGTCATTGGGTCCGGTCTTTTTTTGGGGTCAGGTTATACCATAAGCCAGGCGGGGCCAACTGGGGCTATCCTATCATATCTCGTAGGCGGCTTCATTATGTTTTTGACGATGCTTTGTCTTGGAGAATTGTCTGTTGCCATGCCTGTATCTGGATCTTTCCAGACCTATACCACCAAATTTATTGGCCCTGGAACAGGGTTTGCGCTTGGATGGCTCTATTGGTTTGGCTGGGCTGTAACGGTTGCATTAGAATTACTATCAAGTGGGCAGCTTATGCAAAGATGGTTTCCACATTCACCTGTTTGGATTTGGTGTGCACTTTTTGCTGTAGTCTTATTTATCTTAAACGCTTTATCTGCACGTGCGTTTGGAGAAACTGAATTTTGGTTTTCAAGTATCAAAATTGCAGCTATTATCATGTTCATTGTTCTTGGCGGAGCAGCTATGTTTGGATTAATCGACATGAAAGGCGGTCAAAATGCACCTTATTTATCGAATTTTACGGCGCATGGACTTCTGCCGAATGGGTTAAGGGCATTGATTATTACGATGATTGCGGTTAATTTTTCGTTTCAGGGCACAGAATTAATTGGGATTGCTGCCGGTGAAAGTGAGGAACCTGAAAAAACAATCCCTAAATCGATTAGACAAACTGTTTGGCGTACTCTATTTTTCTTTGTGTTAGCGATTTTTGTTTTAGCAGGTTTAATTCCAATGAATAAAGCAGGAGTGATTGAAAGTCCATTTGTGGTTGTTTTTGACAGTATAGGAATTCCATATTCAGCGGATTTGATGAATTTTGTTATCTTGACTGCTTTGCTTTCTGTTGCAAATTCCGGCCTCTATGCAGCAACCCGGATGTTGTACGCAATGTCAAGAGAAAAAATGGCCAGCCCGGGTCTAACTAAAGTAAATAAACAAGGTGTTCCGATCAACGCACTTCTTTTAACTATGGGGATAGCGTTACTGTCATTATTGTCAGGATTTTTCGCAGAAAAAACCGTCTTTGTTTGGCTGCTTTCAGTGGCAGGATTAACTGCTCAAGTGGGCTGGATTTCGATAACCGCTTCGCAAATTGCCTTCCGTAGAAAATTTATTCGTGAAGGCGGAAACGTGGATAATCTTAAATTTAAAACACCACTTTATCCAATACTGCCAAGCATTGCATTAACGTTAAACATCATCGTGTTAGCAAGTTTAGCATTTGACGCTGAACAAAGATTAGCATTGTATCTAGGCGTCCCATTTGTAGTTGCCTGTTATTTAATTTATCATTTCAGAATAAAAAAGAATCGAGAAAATGACAGTGCAAGTGAGTAA
- a CDS encoding TIGR00266 family protein produces MNNHEIDYKIFGDDMQFVEVELDPQETVIAEAGSFMMMEDDIHMETIFGDASGSDGGGLMGKLFSAGKRIVTGESLFMTTFTNTGMGKKHVSFASPYPGKIIPMDLSVLGGKIICQKDAFLAAAKGVQVGIEFQRKIGAGFFGGEGFIMQKLEGDGMCFVHAGGTITRKELLPGQTLRVDTGCLVAMTSNVQYDIEFVKGVKTALFGGEGLFFATLRGPGSVWIQSLPFSRLASRVFAAAPSRGGAKDEGSLAKGIFDMFSGD; encoded by the coding sequence GTGAATAATCACGAAATCGATTACAAGATTTTTGGCGATGATATGCAGTTTGTTGAGGTGGAACTTGATCCGCAGGAGACGGTTATTGCCGAGGCAGGAAGCTTTATGATGATGGAAGATGATATACATATGGAGACCATCTTTGGTGACGCATCTGGCAGCGATGGCGGCGGATTAATGGGCAAATTATTCAGTGCCGGCAAGCGGATAGTTACCGGTGAAAGCTTATTTATGACGACATTTACGAATACCGGAATGGGTAAGAAACACGTATCGTTTGCCTCTCCCTACCCTGGTAAAATCATTCCGATGGATTTAAGTGTGCTTGGCGGAAAAATCATCTGTCAAAAGGATGCATTTCTTGCTGCTGCAAAAGGAGTACAGGTGGGCATTGAGTTCCAACGAAAAATTGGGGCAGGCTTCTTCGGCGGCGAAGGCTTTATCATGCAAAAGCTTGAAGGAGACGGAATGTGCTTTGTCCACGCTGGCGGAACGATTACGAGAAAAGAACTCCTTCCAGGCCAGACCTTACGGGTGGATACGGGTTGTTTAGTCGCGATGACGAGCAATGTTCAATATGATATTGAATTTGTAAAAGGGGTAAAAACTGCGTTATTCGGAGGAGAGGGCCTGTTCTTTGCAACATTGCGCGGACCTGGTTCCGTTTGGATTCAATCACTGCCGTTTAGCAGGCTAGCCAGCCGTGTATTTGCCGCTGCGCCTTCTCGCGGTGGAGCAAAAGATGAAGGCAGTTTAGCCAAAGGTATCTTTGATATGTTTAGCGGTGACTAA